A region of Pseudomonas putida DNA encodes the following proteins:
- a CDS encoding Ig-like domain-containing protein, whose product MKTPAVIHPTRHAFKLSSVTVLMLSLGLIPAMASSLDDVSQPPPTDPSAYTDQPADPTPALLNLYTLPEANEGSLELTDGAYGDRSTVRKDNVLPPALQTSEKYPTNGKPSPLFGAQPFTQQLLLFEEFGPEKLDPSIPAPSLTFPPPTLGAAPAQDPNVVARSGPSGTALEAFLKQPGLYPFPTQYSNVLDRNPWKAQIEMFLNRQPVGSPAEGRPPGKGWSHQRWNEFYPQAAFKTAQAGARINLGLRDRKQLHNYAVGEFAPGGLYYQTSDIPTTLGTTKGIDTRFHPNMPLQNHKSLWTFDGTFPVKLLMVRYGQPILMRHYNALPIDPSANGGFGLHTLSTHEHNGHSPAESDGFANAYFFPGQYYDYRWPVQLAGYDTINTRAQDPRAAFPCSPGETLFVNDATPGLKTCDNGSIKIRGDWRETMSTHWFHDHMLDFTAQNVYKGNAVMMNYYSALDRGNEALQDGVNLRFPSGSGMPWGNRDYDVNLVIADKAWDANGQLWFNPFNTDGFLGDQILVNWQYQPKLKVRARSYRFRILNGSVSRYFKFAVVREIAGTSGEFKGPTGSNLSYARVPFHMIANDGNIMEHAVPFDGTLDLNGDGDLKDNNGIMPLQGIAERYDIIINFAKNGIKAGDKLYFVNLMEHQSGKGPNQAIALADVLSEKYKAVIKQTSKGPQWDKGDPVVGKFMQLLVQPYSGQDLSMDPVAYEPAKPGKAAGLKMIPLTLDRNAVADQAKLKAARHREFIFGRSDGTDTTPWTIKTDGGFGYSMDPRRISAAPQLANEATAGGFSGDGTLEVWKIKNGGNGWSHPVHVHFEEGIVLSRDGKAPPEWEKWARKDVYRIGPDTDSSEELDIAIRFREFAGTYMEHCHNTQHEDTSMLLRWDLEHPGQFQVMPTPLPGWDGVEYVASVGLPTFRTADHDDEDDANKPPVAVNDSAATTAGKAITLNVLANDTDPERNVPLTVIGLSQPDSGQGTTSTDGTTVTYTPPATVATPFTASFNYSARDAKGAESVAPATVSVAVSPAALIDDIQVSSATVQIRSGNRFTWDLSGTTSIATGNSINVSVATTNGLLNLGAATLTAATTGARWRISVTTTGYGPATPATATVKSKLGQSVTVPISYQ is encoded by the coding sequence ATGAAAACACCTGCCGTGATCCACCCCACCAGGCACGCATTCAAGCTGTCCTCCGTCACCGTGCTGATGCTCAGCCTTGGGCTGATCCCGGCCATGGCCTCCTCCCTCGATGACGTCAGCCAGCCCCCGCCGACCGATCCTTCGGCCTACACCGATCAGCCGGCCGACCCGACCCCCGCGTTGCTCAACCTGTATACCTTGCCGGAAGCCAACGAAGGCTCTCTGGAGCTCACCGATGGTGCTTACGGCGACCGTTCGACCGTGCGCAAGGACAACGTACTGCCGCCGGCCCTGCAAACGTCTGAAAAGTACCCCACCAACGGCAAGCCCAGCCCGCTGTTTGGCGCGCAACCGTTCACCCAGCAACTGCTACTGTTCGAGGAATTTGGCCCGGAGAAACTCGACCCGAGCATTCCTGCACCGAGCCTGACCTTCCCGCCACCCACCCTCGGCGCGGCACCCGCGCAAGACCCCAACGTGGTCGCGCGCAGCGGCCCCAGTGGCACGGCCCTGGAAGCTTTCCTCAAACAACCGGGCCTGTACCCGTTCCCGACCCAGTACTCCAACGTGCTCGACCGCAACCCCTGGAAGGCGCAGATCGAGATGTTCCTCAACCGCCAACCGGTCGGCTCGCCCGCTGAAGGCCGGCCACCAGGAAAGGGCTGGTCCCACCAGCGCTGGAACGAGTTCTACCCCCAGGCTGCGTTCAAGACCGCCCAAGCCGGTGCACGCATCAACCTCGGGCTGCGTGACCGTAAGCAATTGCACAACTATGCGGTCGGCGAGTTCGCGCCGGGCGGGCTGTACTACCAGACCTCGGACATCCCCACGACTCTGGGTACCACCAAGGGCATCGACACCCGCTTCCACCCGAACATGCCCCTGCAAAACCACAAATCGTTGTGGACGTTCGATGGCACCTTCCCGGTCAAGCTGCTGATGGTGCGCTATGGCCAGCCGATCCTCATGCGTCACTACAATGCGCTGCCGATCGACCCTTCGGCCAACGGTGGCTTTGGCCTTCACACCCTCTCGACCCACGAGCACAACGGCCACTCCCCGGCTGAAAGCGATGGTTTCGCCAACGCCTACTTCTTCCCCGGCCAGTATTACGACTACCGCTGGCCGGTGCAGTTGGCCGGCTACGACACCATCAACACCCGTGCCCAGGACCCACGTGCAGCCTTCCCCTGCTCACCGGGCGAAACCCTGTTCGTCAATGATGCGACGCCAGGCCTCAAGACCTGCGATAACGGCAGCATCAAGATCCGCGGCGACTGGCGCGAAACCATGAGCACCCACTGGTTCCACGACCACATGCTGGATTTCACGGCGCAGAACGTCTACAAAGGCAACGCCGTGATGATGAACTACTACAGCGCCCTGGACCGTGGCAACGAAGCCCTGCAGGATGGCGTCAACCTGCGCTTTCCCAGCGGCTCGGGCATGCCGTGGGGCAACCGCGACTATGACGTCAACCTGGTGATCGCCGACAAGGCCTGGGATGCCAACGGCCAGTTGTGGTTCAACCCGTTCAACACCGACGGCTTCCTCGGCGACCAGATCCTGGTCAACTGGCAGTACCAGCCAAAACTCAAGGTACGCGCGCGCAGCTATCGCTTCCGGATCCTCAACGGTTCGGTGTCGCGTTACTTCAAATTCGCCGTGGTACGTGAAATCGCCGGCACCAGCGGCGAGTTCAAAGGCCCCACCGGCTCCAACCTGTCTTACGCCCGCGTGCCGTTCCACATGATCGCCAACGACGGCAACATCATGGAGCATGCCGTGCCGTTCGACGGCACCCTGGACCTCAACGGCGACGGCGACCTCAAGGACAACAACGGCATCATGCCGCTGCAAGGCATCGCCGAGCGTTACGACATCATCATCAACTTCGCCAAGAACGGCATCAAAGCGGGTGACAAGCTGTACTTCGTCAACCTGATGGAGCACCAGAGCGGCAAGGGCCCGAACCAGGCCATTGCGCTGGCGGATGTGCTGTCGGAGAAATACAAGGCAGTCATCAAGCAGACCAGCAAGGGCCCGCAATGGGATAAAGGCGACCCGGTGGTGGGCAAGTTCATGCAACTGCTGGTGCAGCCCTACAGCGGCCAGGACCTGAGCATGGACCCAGTCGCCTATGAGCCGGCCAAGCCCGGCAAAGCCGCAGGCCTGAAAATGATCCCGCTGACCCTCGACCGTAACGCCGTGGCCGACCAGGCCAAGCTCAAGGCTGCCCGCCACCGCGAGTTCATCTTTGGCCGCTCCGACGGTACCGACACCACCCCTTGGACCATCAAGACCGATGGCGGCTTCGGCTACAGCATGGACCCACGGCGTATCAGCGCGGCGCCGCAACTGGCGAACGAGGCCACAGCAGGCGGCTTCAGCGGCGATGGCACCCTGGAAGTGTGGAAAATCAAGAACGGCGGTAATGGCTGGAGCCACCCAGTGCACGTGCACTTCGAAGAAGGCATCGTGCTCAGCCGTGACGGCAAGGCACCGCCAGAATGGGAAAAATGGGCGCGCAAGGACGTCTATCGCATCGGGCCGGACACCGACTCGTCGGAAGAGCTGGATATCGCTATACGATTCCGCGAATTTGCCGGGACCTACATGGAACACTGCCACAACACCCAGCATGAAGACACCTCGATGCTGCTGCGCTGGGACCTGGAACACCCTGGCCAGTTCCAGGTGATGCCAACGCCGCTACCGGGCTGGGACGGTGTGGAATACGTAGCCTCCGTGGGCCTGCCGACCTTCCGCACCGCCGACCACGACGATGAAGACGATGCCAACAAGCCGCCGGTTGCCGTCAACGACAGCGCTGCGACCACCGCCGGCAAGGCGATCACGCTCAATGTGCTGGCCAACGACACCGACCCCGAGCGCAACGTGCCCTTGACCGTCATTGGCCTGAGCCAGCCGGACTCTGGGCAAGGCACCACCAGCACCGATGGCACCACCGTGACCTACACCCCACCCGCCACCGTGGCCACGCCGTTCACGGCCAGCTTCAACTACTCGGCGCGTGACGCCAAGGGTGCCGAGTCGGTGGCTCCGGCCACGGTCAGCGTCGCGGTGAGCCCGGCGGCACTGATCGACGACATCCAGGTCAGCAGTGCCACGGTGCAAATACGCAGCGGTAACCGATTCACCTGGGACCTGTCCGGTACGACCTCGATCGCCACCGGCAACAGCATCAACGTGTCGGTGGCCACCACCAACGGCCTGCTGAACCTGGGTGCTGCGACGCTGACTGCGGCGACCACCGGTGCCCGTTGGCGGATATCGGTCACCACCACCGGCTACGGTCCGGCAACGCCCGCAACGGCGACCGTGAAGTCGAAGCTGGGGCAAAGCGTGACGGTACCGATCAGTTACCAGTAG
- a CDS encoding NAD(P)/FAD-dependent oxidoreductase produces the protein MSTYSNNYYTGTMRPAPQRRPLTGEVRADVCIIGGGLAGLSTARELLARGRSVVLLEAARVAWGASGRNGGFVLQGWSEGLSAIERRCGKQTAASLFKLSLEGVDIVRQTIAEHELPGCAPTTGKLSVVRYEDSDNLQRTRDRMARDFGFEMEYLDTAAIRSRLNTERYFQGLRDNHGFHFHPLNYCLGLAELVEIQGGTIHEQSPMLRVEHKTAGHRVSTAHGAVTCADVVYCCGGYGGPEFGPLRRAFLPIATYVVLTERLGERLRDIVRTPDAVGDNRRASDYYRIVEGDRLLWGGHITTRNLQDEQRLGQLLTRDILNVYPQLHGLKIAKAWSGLMGYARHKMPHIGPLGRGQWACTSFGGHGMNTAPVGARVVAEAICGETDRYRLFDAYGLEWNGGPFGPAAAQTVYAGLKLMDRFQEARSHSNN, from the coding sequence ATGTCCACTTACAGCAACAACTACTACACCGGCACCATGCGCCCTGCGCCGCAACGCCGGCCGCTGACCGGGGAAGTGCGCGCCGATGTCTGCATCATCGGCGGCGGCCTTGCCGGCCTGAGCACGGCCAGGGAACTGCTGGCACGAGGGCGCTCCGTGGTCCTGCTGGAAGCTGCGCGGGTGGCCTGGGGTGCCTCCGGGCGCAACGGTGGCTTCGTCCTGCAGGGCTGGTCCGAAGGTTTGTCGGCCATTGAGCGACGCTGTGGCAAGCAGACGGCGGCATCGTTGTTCAAATTGTCACTGGAAGGCGTCGACATCGTACGCCAGACCATCGCCGAGCATGAGCTACCGGGCTGCGCCCCCACCACTGGCAAGCTCAGCGTGGTGCGCTACGAGGACAGCGACAACCTGCAGCGCACACGCGACCGCATGGCGCGGGACTTTGGTTTTGAAATGGAGTACCTGGATACCGCAGCGATCCGCAGCCGGTTGAACACCGAGCGGTACTTCCAGGGGCTGCGCGACAACCACGGGTTTCACTTCCATCCGCTGAACTATTGCCTGGGCCTGGCCGAGCTTGTGGAGATACAGGGCGGCACGATCCACGAGCAGTCGCCCATGCTGCGGGTCGAACATAAGACCGCGGGGCATCGTGTCAGCACGGCCCACGGCGCAGTCACCTGTGCTGACGTGGTGTACTGCTGCGGCGGCTACGGCGGCCCCGAGTTCGGCCCCTTGCGCCGGGCATTCTTACCGATCGCCACCTACGTCGTGCTGACCGAGCGCCTCGGTGAACGGCTGCGCGACATCGTGCGCACCCCCGATGCCGTCGGCGACAACCGCCGCGCCTCCGACTACTACCGCATCGTCGAGGGTGACCGATTGCTCTGGGGTGGCCATATCACCACACGCAACCTGCAGGATGAACAGCGTCTGGGCCAGCTGCTGACCCGCGACATCCTCAACGTGTACCCACAGCTACACGGGTTGAAGATCGCCAAGGCCTGGTCCGGCCTGATGGGTTACGCCCGCCACAAGATGCCGCACATCGGCCCGCTGGGCCGGGGGCAGTGGGCTTGTACTTCATTTGGGGGCCATGGTATGAACACCGCACCCGTGGGTGCCCGGGTGGTTGCCGAGGCCATCTGCGGCGAGACCGATCGCTACCGCCTGTTCGATGCCTATGGCCTGGAATGGAACGGCGGGCCATTCGGGCCGGCTGCGGCGCAAACGGTGTATGCGGGCTTGAAACTCATGGACCGGTTCCAGGAAGCGCGCTCGCACTCCAACAACTGA
- a CDS encoding TenA family protein: protein MDVFDRLKTATSGQWQRYVEHDFVRQMGEGTLSEAAFRTYLVQDYLFLIQFARAWALAAYKSRLPADIRAAQAGLAAILDETELHLRLCARWGLTQADIQSAPEHQATVAYTRYVLDCGAAGDLLELHVALAPCVIGYAEIGRTLAERIGDLSDHPYREWIGEYAGEGYQRVAANARAHLDELAARSMTEQRFVALAGTFGQASSLEADFWQMGLDGAA, encoded by the coding sequence ATGGATGTTTTCGATCGCCTCAAGACGGCCACCAGCGGCCAGTGGCAGCGTTATGTCGAGCATGACTTCGTGCGCCAGATGGGCGAAGGCACGCTGAGCGAGGCTGCGTTCAGGACTTACCTGGTGCAGGACTACCTGTTCTTGATCCAGTTCGCCCGCGCCTGGGCGCTGGCCGCCTACAAGAGCCGCCTGCCGGCCGACATCCGTGCAGCCCAGGCGGGCCTTGCGGCGATCCTTGACGAAACCGAACTGCACCTGCGCCTGTGCGCGCGCTGGGGGCTGACCCAGGCCGATATTCAGTCCGCACCCGAGCACCAGGCCACGGTGGCGTATACCCGTTATGTACTCGACTGTGGCGCTGCAGGCGATCTGCTCGAACTGCACGTGGCGTTGGCCCCTTGCGTGATCGGCTATGCAGAAATCGGGCGGACGTTGGCTGAGCGTATTGGCGACCTGAGCGATCACCCTTACCGTGAGTGGATCGGCGAGTACGCCGGTGAGGGGTATCAGCGTGTGGCGGCCAATGCGCGCGCGCACCTGGATGAACTGGCGGCGCGCAGCATGACCGAGCAGCGTTTCGTGGCGTTGGCGGGGACCTTTGGCCAGGCGTCGAGCCTTGAAGCCGACTTTTGGCAGATGGGCCTCGATGGCGCTGCCTAA
- a CDS encoding Lrp/AsnC family transcriptional regulator, which translates to MDAHNPGALFKLTEKDRQLLALLQANAREPTASLARKLGVSRSAVQERINRLENAGVITGYSVRIDQDKLQQVINCFTMTSCSNKSYTDVMTTLRKMESVQAVYAVSGESDFIIHLTTHTLGELNAELIRINMIKGVAHTASHIVMETKFSRKLTV; encoded by the coding sequence ATGGATGCCCACAACCCCGGCGCGCTGTTCAAACTGACCGAAAAAGACCGGCAACTGCTCGCGCTGCTGCAAGCCAACGCCCGCGAGCCCACGGCTTCGCTGGCACGCAAGCTGGGGGTGTCGCGCTCTGCGGTCCAGGAGCGCATCAACCGGCTGGAGAATGCCGGTGTCATCACCGGCTACAGCGTACGCATCGACCAGGACAAGCTGCAGCAGGTGATCAACTGCTTCACCATGACCTCGTGCAGCAACAAGAGCTACACCGATGTAATGACCACCCTGCGCAAGATGGAATCGGTGCAAGCCGTGTATGCGGTGTCCGGCGAGTCGGACTTCATCATCCATCTGACCACCCACACGCTGGGTGAACTCAATGCCGAGCTGATCCGTATCAACATGATCAAAGGGGTCGCGCACACGGCGTCGCACATCGTCATGGAGACCAAATTCAGTCGCAAGCTGACGGTGTAA
- a CDS encoding MFS transporter — MSVHEAPPLTLPKSTVAKMEAAMALGSFAIGTGEFAIMGLMPDIASNLQLSEPQVGHAISAYALGVMVGAPTLAILGAKLLRKHMLLLLMALYALGNLATAFAPSFGGLVTFRFISGLPHGAYFGIAAVVASSMVANNQRAGAVARVMMGLTLAMLLGNPVATFLGQYFGWRSAFVLVGLIALCTIAMVWRFVPQPHDEVRSDPRKELQAFALPQVWMALAIASIGFAGMFCVFSYLAPTMLHVTQTSPQWIPFGLAAFGVGGIVGNIVGGKLFDRLQFRAVGLVLIWSIAVLLFFTFAAHSLWTLLLGVGLVGTMIALAAPLQIRLMDIAHEAPSLAAASNHAAFNLANALGPWLGGMAITAGMGWTSTGYIGAATALVGFAIYCVARRMKGGH; from the coding sequence ATGTCTGTCCATGAAGCACCTCCGCTAACCCTCCCGAAAAGTACTGTCGCCAAGATGGAAGCCGCCATGGCGCTGGGCAGCTTTGCCATCGGCACCGGCGAATTCGCCATCATGGGGTTGATGCCAGACATCGCCAGCAACCTGCAACTGAGCGAGCCCCAGGTGGGCCATGCCATCAGTGCCTATGCCCTGGGCGTGATGGTCGGCGCCCCGACACTGGCGATCCTGGGTGCCAAACTGCTGCGCAAGCACATGCTGCTGCTGTTGATGGCGCTGTACGCCCTCGGCAACCTGGCCACGGCCTTTGCCCCCTCGTTTGGCGGCTTGGTGACTTTTCGCTTTATCAGCGGCCTGCCCCACGGCGCCTACTTCGGCATCGCTGCAGTGGTGGCATCGAGCATGGTGGCGAACAACCAGCGGGCGGGCGCGGTGGCACGGGTGATGATGGGCCTGACGCTGGCCATGTTACTGGGCAACCCGGTTGCCACCTTCCTGGGGCAGTACTTCGGCTGGCGCTCTGCGTTTGTGCTGGTCGGGCTGATCGCCCTGTGCACCATCGCCATGGTTTGGCGCTTCGTGCCGCAACCGCACGATGAGGTGCGCAGCGACCCGCGCAAGGAGCTGCAGGCGTTCGCCCTGCCCCAGGTGTGGATGGCGCTCGCCATCGCGTCGATCGGCTTTGCCGGCATGTTCTGCGTGTTCAGCTACCTGGCACCGACCATGCTGCACGTGACCCAAACGTCGCCGCAGTGGATCCCCTTTGGCCTGGCCGCCTTTGGTGTCGGTGGCATCGTCGGCAACATCGTCGGTGGCAAGCTGTTCGACCGCCTGCAGTTTCGCGCCGTGGGGCTGGTGCTGATCTGGTCGATTGCCGTGCTGCTGTTTTTCACCTTCGCAGCGCATTCGCTGTGGACCCTGTTGCTGGGCGTCGGCCTGGTCGGCACCATGATTGCCCTGGCCGCGCCCTTGCAAATCCGCCTGATGGATATTGCCCATGAAGCCCCAAGCCTTGCGGCAGCCTCGAACCACGCCGCGTTCAACCTGGCCAATGCACTTGGGCCGTGGTTGGGTGGCATGGCTATCACCGCCGGCATGGGCTGGACCAGTACTGGCTATATCGGCGCCGCAACGGCGCTGGTCGGTTTTGCCATTTACTGCGTGGCCCGCCGCATGAAGGGTGGGCACTGA
- a CDS encoding aromatic ring-hydroxylating oxygenase subunit alpha — translation MNGALYSRQDIFDTDMEIFFNQHWIQVAVTADVDEPGDVYTVDIGKSSVLILRDDDEQIRAYRNVCRHRGARLKEAGKSTVGMLVCPYHQWTYDLDGSLKHASHMGKGFDPKCRSLISVHCKVIGTHVLVCLGDNPPEDINDLEAVMGPRFEPFDLTNTRIAYELDYIENGNWKLVMENNRECYHCAGTHPELIVSYQSEDLGVSLEEMSDEARASYDAYQIRKAGIEGDWAESGLLYETVEHLQDNAPTQFRTQRMIIAGAGESQTLDTKVACRKLLGNLTRRDLGDTHLWGNNAWAHVMSDHAMISWIIPLSPDRTLVRTKWLVHRDAVEGVDYDLQRLTEVWVATTQQDAALVAITHSGTQDPAFVPGPYSTYTEPYVDQFARWYTSRLAAHGV, via the coding sequence ATGAATGGCGCGTTGTACAGCCGCCAGGATATCTTCGACACCGACATGGAGATTTTCTTCAACCAGCATTGGATACAGGTTGCCGTTACTGCCGATGTCGATGAGCCCGGTGACGTCTACACCGTGGACATCGGCAAATCGTCGGTGCTGATCCTGCGCGACGATGATGAACAGATCCGCGCGTACCGCAATGTGTGCCGCCACCGTGGCGCGCGCCTGAAGGAAGCGGGCAAATCCACCGTGGGCATGCTGGTGTGCCCCTACCACCAATGGACCTACGACCTGGACGGCAGCCTCAAGCATGCCAGCCACATGGGCAAGGGCTTCGACCCCAAGTGCCGCAGCCTGATCTCGGTGCATTGCAAGGTCATCGGTACTCATGTGCTGGTGTGCCTGGGCGATAACCCGCCCGAAGACATCAACGACCTCGAAGCGGTGATGGGGCCACGCTTCGAGCCGTTCGACCTGACCAATACCCGCATTGCCTACGAACTCGACTACATCGAGAACGGCAACTGGAAGCTGGTGATGGAAAACAACCGTGAGTGCTACCACTGCGCCGGCACCCACCCGGAACTGATCGTGTCTTACCAGTCCGAAGACCTTGGCGTCAGCCTGGAAGAAATGAGCGACGAGGCCCGCGCCTCGTACGATGCCTATCAAATTCGCAAAGCCGGTATCGAGGGCGACTGGGCCGAATCGGGCCTCCTGTACGAGACTGTGGAGCACTTGCAGGATAACGCGCCCACGCAGTTCCGTACCCAGCGCATGATCATTGCTGGCGCTGGCGAATCACAGACGCTCGACACCAAGGTTGCCTGCCGCAAGCTGTTGGGCAACTTGACCCGACGCGATTTGGGCGACACTCACCTGTGGGGCAACAACGCCTGGGCTCATGTGATGAGCGACCACGCCATGATCAGCTGGATCATCCCGCTGTCGCCGGATCGCACACTGGTGCGTACCAAATGGCTGGTGCACCGCGACGCCGTCGAAGGTGTCGATTACGACCTGCAGCGCTTGACCGAAGTCTGGGTCGCCACTACCCAGCAGGACGCCGCCCTGGTCGCCATCACCCACAGCGGCACCCAGGACCCGGCTTTCGTCCCAGGCCCCTACTCCACCTACACCGAGCCGTACGTCGACCAGTTCGCCCGCTGGTATACCTCGCGCCTCGCGGCACATGGGGTGTGA
- a CDS encoding BCCT family transporter, with protein MRAKQGLFKGLNPIVTVGSLSIVVAFVVLCASHGDQAAGVFKGASDAILDHLKWFYLALVSGILGVLVFIAFSRFGTLKLGRPDEKPEFSFAAWIAMLFSAGMGVGLIFWSVAEPVLHYASNPFTPGLTDQAASMAMRITLLHWGLHPWAIFTVIGLGLAYFAYREGLPLALRSILYPIIGNRIYGPIGHTVDIIGGAVTAFGVSQSLGLGVEQINMGMHQVFGTPVTLSFKLSIIAVVTVIASISLVAGVSRGMKRLSTLNMWISLGLMLVVLALGPTHYILNLLFESAGDYAQNIIGMSLWTDAQADSSWQKSWTAFYWPWWMTWGPFVGLFIARISRGRTIRELVFGALLVPTLVTILWMAVFGGAALKDEQQVRHAYQQLPVAEQTAAGPFQGGPILEATRKETTTAMFTLLDRLDGPTLGAFLSVIICLLLAVHFVTAADAGTQVLCMLNSLGSINSPNWIRVLWCVLEGAIAASLVIAGGLLAIQMASIVVGLPIALYMLLTGYSLMRSLLASDPVIARQAPVQVTAEAKRPASELA; from the coding sequence ATGCGTGCAAAACAAGGCCTTTTCAAAGGCCTGAACCCTATTGTGACGGTAGGGTCCCTCTCCATTGTGGTGGCTTTCGTGGTGCTCTGCGCCTCGCATGGCGACCAGGCGGCCGGTGTGTTCAAAGGGGCCTCGGACGCCATTCTCGACCACCTCAAATGGTTCTACCTGGCCCTGGTCAGCGGCATCCTCGGGGTGTTGGTGTTCATCGCCTTCAGCCGCTTCGGCACCCTCAAGCTGGGCCGCCCCGACGAAAAACCCGAGTTCAGCTTCGCCGCCTGGATCGCCATGCTGTTCAGTGCGGGCATGGGCGTTGGGCTGATCTTCTGGTCGGTTGCCGAACCTGTGCTGCACTACGCCAGCAACCCCTTCACGCCGGGGCTCACCGACCAAGCCGCGTCCATGGCCATGCGCATCACCCTGTTGCACTGGGGCCTGCACCCTTGGGCGATCTTCACCGTGATTGGCCTGGGCCTGGCCTACTTCGCCTACCGTGAAGGGCTGCCGCTGGCCCTGCGCTCGATTCTCTACCCGATCATCGGTAACCGCATCTACGGGCCGATCGGCCACACGGTGGACATCATTGGGGGCGCTGTCACCGCATTCGGGGTCTCGCAATCGCTGGGGCTGGGCGTTGAGCAGATCAACATGGGCATGCACCAGGTGTTCGGCACCCCTGTCACCCTGTCGTTCAAGCTGAGCATCATCGCCGTCGTCACCGTGATCGCCTCGATCTCGCTGGTGGCCGGTGTATCGCGTGGCATGAAGCGCCTTTCAACGCTGAACATGTGGATTTCCCTGGGGCTGATGCTGGTGGTGCTGGCACTGGGCCCCACCCACTACATCCTCAACCTGCTGTTCGAGTCTGCAGGTGACTACGCGCAGAACATCATCGGCATGAGTTTGTGGACCGACGCCCAGGCCGACAGCAGCTGGCAGAAGAGCTGGACCGCCTTCTACTGGCCATGGTGGATGACCTGGGGGCCCTTCGTTGGCCTGTTCATCGCCCGTATTTCTCGCGGGCGGACCATCCGCGAACTGGTGTTCGGCGCGTTGCTGGTGCCAACCTTGGTGACGATCCTGTGGATGGCGGTGTTCGGCGGTGCCGCGCTCAAGGACGAGCAGCAAGTGCGCCACGCCTACCAGCAACTGCCGGTCGCCGAACAGACCGCTGCCGGCCCGTTCCAGGGCGGCCCGATTCTGGAGGCCACGCGCAAGGAAACCACCACGGCGATGTTCACCTTGCTCGACCGCCTCGACGGCCCGACGCTGGGTGCATTTCTCAGCGTGATCATCTGCCTGCTGTTGGCCGTGCATTTCGTCACTGCCGCCGATGCCGGAACCCAGGTACTGTGCATGCTCAACTCGCTGGGCAGCATCAATTCGCCCAACTGGATACGTGTGTTGTGGTGTGTGCTGGAAGGCGCCATTGCGGCCAGCCTGGTGATTGCCGGTGGCCTGTTGGCAATCCAGATGGCGAGCATCGTGGTGGGCCTGCCGATTGCGTTGTACATGCTGCTGACGGGCTACAGCCTGATGCGCAGCCTGTTGGCCAGTGACCCGGTGATTGCCCGGCAGGCGCCTGTGCAGGTGACTGCAGAGGCCAAACGGCCTGCCAGCGAACTGGCGTAG
- a CDS encoding TenA family protein: protein MTERFTQTLRRQSEPTWSAAVGHRFVTQLCDGSLPDPIMVRYLVQDHRFLDSFLTLLGAAIATADTFEARLRFGQFAGMISSDENTYFLRAFEALDVSPAQRVEAEDTAPTAGFKAIMREAAATRSYAAALAVLNVAEGLYLDWAIKAPKPLPEHFVHAEWITLHDNPAFQAFVAFLHAELDRVGPQEAELSTDFYLRTVALELAFFDAVYEGEV from the coding sequence ATGACCGAACGCTTCACGCAAACCCTGCGCCGTCAGAGCGAGCCGACCTGGTCGGCGGCCGTTGGGCACCGCTTTGTTACCCAATTGTGCGACGGCAGCCTGCCGGACCCGATCATGGTCCGCTACCTGGTGCAGGACCACCGTTTTCTTGACAGTTTCCTGACCCTGCTTGGCGCTGCGATCGCGACCGCTGACACCTTCGAGGCACGCCTGCGCTTCGGCCAGTTCGCCGGGATGATCTCCAGTGATGAAAACACCTATTTCCTGCGCGCCTTCGAGGCGCTGGACGTAAGCCCGGCGCAGCGCGTCGAAGCCGAGGACACCGCACCCACCGCAGGTTTCAAGGCCATCATGCGCGAAGCGGCGGCCACCCGCTCCTATGCCGCCGCGCTGGCGGTGCTGAATGTCGCCGAGGGCTTGTACCTGGACTGGGCGATCAAGGCGCCCAAGCCCTTGCCCGAGCACTTCGTTCACGCCGAATGGATCACCCTGCACGACAACCCGGCGTTCCAGGCATTCGTCGCCTTCCTGCACGCTGAACTGGACCGCGTGGGGCCGCAGGAAGCCGAGCTGAGCACCGACTTCTACCTGCGTACCGTAGCCCTTGAGCTGGCCTTCTTCGATGCCGTTTATGAGGGGGAGGTGTGA